Within Triticum dicoccoides isolate Atlit2015 ecotype Zavitan chromosome 1B, WEW_v2.0, whole genome shotgun sequence, the genomic segment tcatcatgtgtaatggtagaatgcaacccatcaatgtaatccttaataagtgcaaacttctccgatatagcatAGTTCAgataattcaaaaagataataggactatcatgtgtgggtgcaatggaaacaatttcattctcaacataaggaactatagcaagttcgtcTCCATAAGCATAGTTCATATTAGCATCatagccacaagcatagcaagcatcaagttcatcaaaaagtgaTATTTCAAACCAATCCAAGGGATCATagtaattatcatagcattcatccttcggtaagcatgaagggaaattaaacaatgtatgagttgaagagttactctcattagaaggtgggcacggggctaatccgctctttctccttttgttcttcgctctcctcgtcatctttttcatccaatgagctcacaacttcatcaattccttcttccatagactcctgcaaaatattaatctcttcttgggcaGCGGTGACTTTcccaataaacgcatcaatatcggcattgtatttataattttcatagcaatatttaaggatggcaaaattttcaggtctataaacataaTCAAAAtaatcttcatacttttcaaacagagattcaatttcataagcacccttaaaagcaacaaattcttctattcgtttcacatcatagtaatcatatctaccattagcaaaagaagccaaggtttcattatcactaaATTCACATGAAAAAGGAAAGTGTGGATCCTTTATCCTAGAGCAATAAGTATAATCATACCTAGAGCAtaaatcccgagcataccaatgcaacatatgaatttgatcccattacAGTTTCCTttctgagtcaagcgataatccctaaagtattcacgttgatccaacgtgtctcccattatcaagttgaatggggttttctctggattatcaaagtagcatttaatatttttcacataacgagcatcaagggttttatgaggttccccatctccatgagtagcaagtacaactatttttttggtgtttcgtgttccatatccataactaaagatagagaacaacttagaacagaaaataaaaactacttagtgataaagcaaacaagcgcacacgagaatattcaccccacgctattgctccccagcaatggtgccggaaaaaggtattgataacccacaattataggggatcgtttgtagcctttttcgataaataagagtgtggaacccaacgaggagctaaaggtagaacaaatattccctcaagttctatcgaccagggATACAACTCTAtgtacacttgacgtttgctttacctaaaacaagtatgaaactattttacaagaataaaactacgagtactttgcgagaatagaactacgaataaattgcaaggtaataaaagtagatagcttttgtcaacaagaaagtcatttgtccctaggcaatcgataactagactggtaatcattcatgcaattttatatgagggagaggcatgagctaacatactttctctacttggatcatatgcacttatgattgaactctagcaagcatctgcaactactaccgaatatcattaaggtaaaacccaaccatagcctgAAGTATCAAGTCCCGCAACAACCCACTTATCTGTGTTCAGGCATCTATCACTTCGGCAACCGACAATAAGCGGATCATGAACATAtttcaacaccctacaacggggaccCCTCACGTTTGAAATAGATATGATTTTTATGAAACTGATTTTTTTTATAAATGTGTAACAATTTATTTCAAAAGAGTGAAATATGTTATTTCAGCAATGTGTAATTGAAGATGTGATTTTTGTGAAACAAGCTAGTGAAAAGTGAAATGTAGGTTCTTAATTGTAAAAGAGTCACTGCAAAAAGTGAAAATGTATCATTGTGAAACTGATTATTTAGAAGTGTGTAACAGTTTATTTCAAAAGAGTgaaatatattttttgaaaaatgTGCAAGTGAAATAGATTTATTTTTTATGAAACAAACTAGTGAAATGTGAAATATATGTTCCGAAATGTGAAATAGTAATTACAGAAAGTGAAATTGCATGTGTCATTGTGAAATTGattattttcaaattttgaaatatgcatTCAAATTTAAACATGATTAAATAATATCCAAGATTGATCTCATTTTAAATGTTTTCACGCAGGAGTTTAAATATAAAAAAGGTTTCAAAAACTAATATATAGTTTAAATTATATGAATGATTTAAATTAGACAAAGTGAAAGAAACGGTTGAATTTATTATGTGAGAGAAGAGAGAGTGTGTGTTATGCCACATTGTTGTCATACATGCACGTAGAATACAGTTGTGGGGGCTAGCTTCTCAAATACCAATATTCTTTAAACATGGAAAAAAAATACAACATGAGAAGAGAATACGATGTTACATGGCACTAACTGATTGGTTAGAGCATATAGTTGACGTATACCGGTACCGCGCAATTTTCACTTTATATCTTTTAGTTTTTTTGAGACGTTTACATCTTTTAGTTTTTTTAGCAATGTTTATATCTTTTAAGGGGAgccactagttaacgagcgctccttcgagagcctcgcaacgatcagtgccacttggcgcgctctcagccattcgccacgtgtcgtgcTCTGGGCGCTTTCTccgaattttatttttttattttttcgcaccCGTTTTCGGCTATTTAAACAGTTTTTTCCGGGGGTTTTCGATGTTTTGGTTTTCCACTAGTCTCCGTAACTTTTCgataaaaaaaatttgaaaaaagttttttgcgtgagagtcacggttttgctttcactagaggcacggttttgctttagcgagagtcacggctgtgcctctcgaaaacgaaaaaacgcgttttctgttttttttttctttcgcgagagtcacggccgtgcctctcggaaacgaaaaaaaatacgttttctatttttttcttttcgcgagagtcacggttttgcttccacaagaggcacgggtgtgctttcgcgagaTTCACGGTCCGTGCCTCTTGAaaacgaaaaaaatgtgttttctgtttttttttctttcgcaaaaGTAACagtttttgcttccgcaagagttatgggtgtgctttcgcgagaggcacggccgtgactcctcGAAAACGAAAAGAAtccgttttctcttttttttttctttcgcgagagtcacggttttgctttcgcgagaggcacggttgtgattttatGAGAGGCAcgagcgtgcctctttcgaaacgggaaaaaacccgtgctcccggttcggttttttgtccggttttttcgtgaaaaataagttcgtcaaaacctatcaacatgggatctagttttgaagatcttgacgcGATGAATCTAACGGTGAAAGCGCTTTGAGATTTGGACACAGAGtttgagagataaaatattttgaataaataaATCCATGAAAAAAGAGAAAAACTCTCATATTGCGACAAATGacacgctgcatgtgcgccacttgtcgcaacctggggagtCGGAGTGATCTTTATAAGGAGTACTCCTCAGCCAGTGATTTCGTCTTTTAAGTTGTCACATCACAAAGAGCGCTGCCTCATTGTGGACTGGCACGAACCGAAATTTCTTACGTGAGGAAGGCGGCCGTACAGGTATGTCTATGTATGGACAGTTTTTTACGATTCAGTTTTCTATTTCGGCCCGGTCGGCTTTTGTCTCATACACGGGCCACACATAACATGTTGCTAAATGAAAATCCGCTACGGACCGCGCCTATTTCGTCGTGTTCATCACGTGATCAGGGCCTACCTCCGGCCTTTGGGCCTTCATTTGTCCGGAAGATATTCAAAGTACAGAGCCTTTCACTTATATCCCATCATTTCCCCTCAAAAGCACAGGTATCCCATCATTTTTCTCAAGTCATAGTTAGTTtcttttttgcgagaaaatttccgatctattcatcttcaatcatggcagtacaacgaataccagaaataataaaaattacatccagatccatagaccacctagcgacgactaccaacactgaagcgagccgaaggcgcgccgccgtcatcgcccctccatcgccggagtcgggcacaacttgttgtagtagacagtcgggaagtcgtcgtgctaaggccccgtaggaccagcgcaccagaacagcaaccgccgcagatgaagaataacgtagatcagaaagatccaatccgaagacacgcgaacgtagacgaacaacgacgagatccaagcaaatccaccaaagatagatccgccagagacacacctccacacgcccaccaacggtgcTAGATGCGCCGCCGGAACGgggactaggcggggagacctttattccatcttcagggagccgccgccgtctcgtcttcctgagcaggacacaaaccctagcaaaactgaaagaaacggctaaaaacggagccctcccgccggcactTGCCGAGATCCACCacgcccccatggccctagggccaccagagaggaggcggacctgcggcggcgacgacgggaggCAGACACCCTAACTTTTttgtggaggaaggaggaggcagcgGCTAGCCTTTCCGTGGAGGGAAGGAAAGAAAAGTCATAGTTAGTTTCGAGGAGTAATGTTTTCTAGATTGCCTGAAGCACTGCTTGCAATCTATTCAAACAAATTCTATTGTCTCTACAGTTCAAGGTCATACCAATTCTGTAAATTAAATTAATCTGTGATTGGACGGTTAGGAGGAGAGTGGTATCCCAACCCAGTTTAATTTCTGAACTTGACATTGctgatttttctggatttatttcagtctTTCTGATGATGTGCGTTTGGACGGTTAGGAGGAGAGTGGTATCCCAACCCAGTTTAATTTCTGAACTTGACATTGctgatttttctggatttatttcagtctTTCTGATGATGTGCGTTTAGTGGGAGGGGACGTTCCGTCGATTATCAAGGCGTCTGTAGCGACTTTGTCAATCATAAAAGGATGTACCGGCTCAGTTTTTTGAAGATGCTCATGGAGATAAGATATTTGTGTGTGTTCATACGGATGAGTATACATACTTCTTAAAAAAAGGGAATTTGAGTACACAAATGGATAATGTAGCGCTCCTTCCTGACTGCAAATGTGTACATGCACATGGACAGACTGAAAGTTCAGCTAGCAGGGAGACGATTGAACAGTCAACTTACCCATCAAAACCCTCAAGTTGCTTCCTCGCCATCGCTAGCCCGCGGCTATATAAGTTTGCACCCACGCACAGCACAGCAGCACAGCACTAGGACAAAGTGAACCAAGCATGGCTACTCGTCCCGTGTCCTACGCCCTCCTCGTGCTCACGACCCTTCCCCTAGCCCTCGCCACCAGCTTCCCACACCGCGCTCTACTCCAGACATGCCAGCCAAGCGGCACCATCGCCGGCGAGTCCGGCAGCTGCAGCACGGAGAACGACTCCGAGTGCTGCGAAGACGGGCGGCGCTATAGAACGTTCGCGTGCTCCCCGCGCGTCACGGGAAGGACCCGCGCCTCGCTCACGCTCAACAGCTTCGCcgacggcggggacggcggcggGAAGTCCGAGTGCGACGAGAGGTTCCACCCAGACTCCCAGATGGTCGTCGCACTGTCGACCGGGTGGTTCGCCGGCGGGGGACGGTGCGGGAAGCGCGTCGTGATCCGGGCCGCCAACGGGAGGACCGCCACGGCCACGGTGGTGGACGAGTGCGACTCGAAGCATGGCTGCGACGAGGAGCACAACTTCGAGCCCCCGTGCGCGAACAACATCGTCGACGGGTCGCCGGCCGTGTGGAAGGCGCTCGGGCTCGACACGGACGATGGGGTGGTGCCGGTCACGTGGTCCGACGCGTGACCTAGGTACACGAGCTACCAAACGCGACACGCGCACTCGGATCCGTCATCCGTGCTATACCACTGTCGTCCGTGCATTTCATCACGTATTAGTATGTCAGAATAAATAAGCatgcccatgcatgcatgcaactgtgTAAACCTTGCCGATCAATATATGTAATGTTCTCGCTGTTCACGGTTATTACAGACTTCAGTTCATTCAGTTTTTGGCCACCAATACTGTAATTCGATAGTTTGGCTTATCATTATCATTTCAGTTGAAGGGACGAAATCAAATTAAAAATCACTCGAATACTAAGTTTTCACAAATTTGGTAACATTAATACCGTTTCTGTTCGGAGTAATGCTAGACCTACGTAAAGTTTCCTACGTGTTTTATGTAACCAACTTCGTGGAAGAGGATTATTGGATCGTTAGAGGAAGGGGCCCACCCTCCTGAAATTCAGGGGCCGAGAGGTTTCATAGTTTGAAAATTTACCTCGGCCTTCGTAGCCTATCCATAGATGTAGGATTATCATTTTGCTCGTGTCCCAATCTGGCCCGAATTGAGGGGCCACTTAAGCTCTTTCTAGCCACATCCAAGACGCAGCCTTCCTGCTGCTATGCTGCTGGCAACTTTGAAAACACCGCAACGTGGTCGTCTTCCAGAACTTGCCGGCATCGCTTCCCCGGCTGCTGCAACTGTGTAGAGAGGACGCCGTTCTCTGGCGTGTTCGCCTCCCAACCGATCTCAAGCAGGCTGCTGATGTGTGGCTTGGGTGCCTAACTCCCTCATGTTATACCCCTGtcacccccctctctccctctccccctctctctactTGTAAAAATGCACTGGTGATAGATGTTTTACTCGGGCGTTTTGGCCTAGATATATGAAAATNNNNNNNNNNNNNNNNNNNNNNNNNNNNNNNNNNNNNNNNNNNNNNNNNNNNNNNNNNNNNNNNNNNNNNNNNNNNNNNNNNNNNNNNNNNNNNNNNNNNNNNNNNNNNNNNNNNNNNNNNNNNNNNNNNNNNNNNNNNNNNNNNNNNNNNNNNNNNNNNNNNNNNNNNNNNNNNNNNNNNNNNNNNNNNNNNNNNNNNNNNNNNNNNNNNNNNNNNNNNNNNNNNNNNNNNNNNNNNNNNNNNNNNNNNNNNNNNNNNNNNNNNNNNNNNNNNNNNNNNNNNNNNNNNNNNNNNNNNNNNNNNNNNNNNNNNNNNNNNNNNNNNNNNNNNNNNNNNNNNNNNNNNNNNNNNNNNNNNNNNNNNNNNNNNCAAAAAAAAAAAAACGACGCAGCCAACAAGAGGGCGGGATGGGGCCATGGCTCCCCCATGATGTAAAAAGTTCTCAAACTAACCCAATAGTACTGTGTGGATTTAATGAATTTAATCTCTAAACTTTTATGTATAGCCCCATCCAATGCTTTACCTGTTTCATTGGCCTCCCTTTAACAAAATTCCTAGCTCTATCCGTGGGTACATCATAAATATTTCAGCATCCACCGTTTTCTGAGAATTTGTTGCAACTTTATTCAAACACAATAACCCCTACATGTACAATTATTGTGATCAAAGATTAAAAATAAACTAGAGAGTAACTCCTATAGCTAACAGTTACAACGAAATCTCTCAAAATTTCTTTCTCCGCTTTAATAACTTTGGAAGATGAAATTCTTCCAAGACTTCAATAAAGACATTGCAATTCGACGGGAACAATGACACACCGCCACTCATACAACTACACAGGTTTGATTACCAATAAAGGTTTAAGATAGACCCTTGATTTACCCATTGAAAAGAAGGAAAACCATGAACGATGAACAGACTTGAGCTAAAGATGACCCCCTAGAAGTGTAGGTTTTCAAGATCTTTACCATAATGCTAAACCCTAAACTCACAATAGTCATATACTGATCCTCCTATTCATTTACTTCAACCATTTTCCAAGCACATCATATCACTTTTAAGGCAAATGATAGTTTTTTTAACAATCAaggacagtaggagaggctcctattgACATATAAATATCACATTACCCAGTACAATCTATCCATCCTCATCATGCAAGCATGCCAGGGGTCCCTTACCAACAGGGGAGGGGGGCTCATAGCAGCTTCACatggtgtcgggggttgggtgcgacatatgccaatggatggcttatcatagtgggagcgagtagaacgtcgccggtgcctggaagcgggatgaggcgtagacacgaacgccggcgtactttacccaggtacggggctctcctaggagataacacccctagtcctgctctgcggggtctccgcatgatcactaaggtacaagtgatacaaaggtgctccttgagctgtatgctagaggtaggagaaggcaaggccagctctctcctgctctaggggagtggctagttctaatggagtgggaaccctttgcatgggtgccctggggggggggggttatataggcctacccccccagggGCACAATGGTAATCTTGCTGGGCGCTGGGCCCGGCAGTCAGTGTCTTCGGCCTCCGGCTCCTCCGCTGACTACTGGGGCCTGctgcctggtgggccctgccgactggtctggtacggagccgacatgccgctcccgccgctggcgggtctggtcggtggctgctcactgtagtcgtgctgctaatgacgcgggcttggtcagctcagtgtggctacagtcccgccgcctggcgggagatcactgtagccacacccggtCTCATCAAGTTAATGGCGCACTTGCTTCGAgggaagggacggccgcctgctggaggctggCCTTCCCTAGGTCCGACTGGTTCGGCATCCGCCGTCTTCCGAGGtgtcactgcccgatagggcccgcaGCCTGCGGGTCGTACCGACAGTTCGTCGTGGGAAACAGGGCTCCGCCTGTCTGGAGTGACGTCAGGGGGAAATGGCAACACTGccacgtcgtgcggagatctccgcctgtacggggcactgtggccacgccaagcccaagattcgggggtgaggggcttcactgtagccacgccctatctcgtcctcttgatgggggcacaAACTCTAAGGGCGCCGAGCGGCCGCCCGCTCGACGCCGTCCTCTCTAGAGGCCGGCTGACTGGAGCCGGCCGCTCGTGGTGCCGCCTGCAGGTGGTTGGCCGTCCTCTGGTGGCCCGCCGTTGAGCTAGCCGGCCCCTGGAGGGCGGAGCATCAGCTTGGGACTCTGCGGGGCGAAGTCGGCCCAAAGTCTTGACAagttcagggactcgggtgaggctacccatggcccattactccgacacatgGAGTATGAGTCCCACACACCATCACAAGTTCTTATGAGATAGTTTGTCACAAAGTTTTCTTAAAACTCCACTTGGGAGGGTTTAACCCTATGCACTAAAAGGGACAAGTCTGGTTTTAGCCTCCTCTTCTAGGATGGAAGTGAGTGTGGGATCCCTCTGAAGATTTTGTCATTACGTTCTTCCCATATCCCcattgtcggattacgggttccacaaacccttgaaggttcgaactctggggtgcgtgcggaatctcaacctacccagcctgcctactggaAGTCCTCCtaggcctagcgcgtcgagctcaagacAAAGAGACatagcagtttatcctggttcgggccaccttgcggtgtaataccctactccagtgtttttggtggattgcctcaaagggataaggatgaactagtacagtggatgaactggcctcaggaggtgaggtgttcttgagctcaagggagTTGGTGAGGTGGTCGGATGAGAATGGATCTCTTCCCCCCGATGTGAACTAGatgcctctctatggtggtggctaagtcctatttatagtggcttgatcctcttcccaaacgttggcgggaagggatcccacaacaaccagatttgaaaggggacaagtagtacatcctatcctgactatagtggtcttcgcctgcgaaaagcctctggtcgtgacgctgcggtgggctcggtgatgacctctgtcctgccgtcctggcggtcttggtcttgttgcaccagaatggaaacctttgactgattcctcgggactccgcgcctgtggcttgcctcccttacaccaaagaggaaactggcgctctgcgcccactggcgccggcctggccttggtcgtcatggctcatgtcagttgagcctcgtgaggtgcaccttgcatagaactctccgcccctcgagagccagcctgaggaggccgatcccttagggggtcttggtgtcgtatgcctcgcgaggcttcgcccctcgcgagggtcttgagtcgttgatgctgaagctgggtcgtaccaggccatcgatggatccatgcagtgggccgcaggcaggcaagtctggatacccccatatccagaacgccgagaatagcccccgggcccaaggcgcgctcggacttggcttccatgcgaagccaaagggaaagtgtggagcaccgcgggccctaaccgcccgcGGCCTTGATgatgcatggcgattgatgggacgtgggcgtctccacttccccacgctgcctcggcaactgttttCGTCTGACAAAAGGGTTGCCATCTGCTGCCGTGCTTTCATTGCATTCCCTTTGTCTTGCTCCAGATACCCTTCTCCCAACGCCGAAAGAACTCACTGGATCTGCCAATTCTCTCCTCCAATGGCTGCTGAGAAGACCAAGGCTCCAGCCCCGGCTGCCGGCCCCGCCTGGTACGAGCCGGTGCTGACCGCGCCCTCTGTCACCGAGGAGAAGCTCCAGACCGTACTTCTCCTGAAGGCGAGCGAGGACAACGAGTGGGGGGATACTACACTCCAGGTCGCCGCCGCCACACCGAAACCCGCGAACAGTACCttctatgttggggaacatagtaatttcaaaaaaattcctacgcacacacaagatcatggtgatggcatagaaacgagaggggagagtgtagtccacgtaccctcgtagaccgtaagcggaagcgttatgacaacgcggttgatgtagtcgtacgtcttcagattcgcccgatccaagcaccgaacgtacgtcacctccgtgttcagcacacgttcagctcaatgacgttccccgggctccaatccagcaaagcgtcggggatgagttccgtcagcacgacggcatggtgacgatgaatgctgacggcatggtgacgatgatgatgttctactggtgcagggcttcgcctaaactccgcgacgatatgaccgaggtggaatatggtggaggggggcaccgcacacggctaaggaacgatccgtagatcaacttgtgtgttctaggggtgcccccctcccctgtatataaagggggagaggaggaggggtccggccaaggggagaggcgcgccctaggggggcaatcctactccaagtaggtttggccccccttttcctattaggagtaggagagggaaggaagagaggggagggaagaaggaaaggggggccggcccccctcccaattcggattgggcttggggggggggcgccccctcctttgctccttctccctcctttccactaaggcccaataaggcccatatacttaccggggggttccggtaacctcccggagctccggtattgtcccaatctcatccggaacctttccggtatccaaatatatccgtccaatatatcaatctttatgtctcgaccatttcgagactcctcgtcatgtccgtgatcacatccgggactccgaacaaacttcggtacatcaaaaacttataaactcataataaaattgtcatcgtaacgttaagcgtgcggaccctatgagttcgagaactatgtagacatgacctagaactgttctcgatcaataaccaatagtggaacctggatgttcatattggctcctacatattctatgaagatctttatcggtcaaaccgcataacaacatacgttgttccctttgtcatcagtatgttacttgcccgagattcgatcgtcggtatccaatacctagttcaatctcgttaccggcaagtctctttactcgttccgtaatacttcatcccgtaa encodes:
- the LOC119305020 gene encoding kiwellin-1-like, with the protein product MATRPVSYALLVLTTLPLALATSFPHRALLQTCQPSGTIAGESGSCSTENDSECCEDGRRYRTFACSPRVTGRTRASLTLNSFADGGDGGGKSECDERFHPDSQMVVALSTGWFAGGGRCGKRVVIRAANGRTATATVVDECDSKHGCDEEHNFEPPCANNIVDGSPAVWKALGLDTDDGVVPVTWSDA